The Janthinobacterium lividum genome has a window encoding:
- a CDS encoding methyl-accepting chemotaxis protein, translated as MKWFFDLKIATKLILSFGAVLLLTAALGVSAIFSMARINTASTDLSDNWMPSVLAAMSMRSDVSDFRRWELAHMLAAQDADMAQNEARMTETQAKLKVDGDKYRSLISEPGEKEVFERFLVLNDEFLRLHATMLSLSREMKKEEARALAVGPSAKVMADMMVVLDKLVSINTDGGVRSSASADATYAASRASLIGLLVGIVVIGMLLALWVARSVARPLIEAVGVARQVAAGDLTAHIIVQSQDETGQLMQALKDMNASLQSLVGQVRSGTDTIATASSQIAAGNQDLSSRTEEQASSLEETASSMEELTSTVKQNADNARQANTMALTSSSIAIEGGKVVGEVVGTMASINASSRKIVDIIAVIDGIAFQTNILALNAAVEAARAGEQGRGFAVVATEVRNLAQRSAAAAKDIKVLIGDSVEKVEAGSKLVGQAGRTMDDIVASITRVTDIMSEITAASSEQSAGIEQVNQAIAQMDQVTQQNAALVEEAAAAAESMQEQAASLSAVVSIFKLNVPSASANRPRAPVTVKAPATVAPAAAPRQLAGTARRAAPVDEWESF; from the coding sequence ATGAAATGGTTCTTTGATCTGAAAATTGCCACCAAGCTGATCTTGTCGTTTGGCGCCGTGCTCTTGTTGACGGCGGCTTTGGGCGTGTCGGCGATCTTTTCCATGGCGCGCATCAATACCGCGTCGACGGACTTGTCCGACAACTGGATGCCCAGCGTGCTGGCGGCCATGTCCATGCGCAGCGATGTCAGCGATTTCCGCCGCTGGGAACTGGCGCACATGCTGGCCGCGCAGGATGCCGACATGGCGCAGAATGAAGCGCGTATGACGGAAACGCAGGCCAAGCTGAAGGTGGACGGCGACAAATACCGCAGCCTGATTTCCGAACCGGGCGAGAAGGAAGTGTTCGAGCGCTTCCTGGTGCTCAACGATGAATTCCTGCGCCTGCATGCAACCATGCTGAGCCTGTCTCGCGAGATGAAAAAGGAAGAAGCGCGCGCGCTGGCCGTGGGGCCGTCCGCCAAGGTCATGGCGGACATGATGGTGGTTCTCGATAAACTGGTGTCGATTAACACGGACGGCGGCGTGCGATCGAGCGCCAGCGCCGATGCAACCTATGCGGCCTCGCGCGCCAGCCTGATCGGCTTGCTGGTGGGTATTGTCGTCATCGGCATGCTGCTGGCGCTGTGGGTAGCGCGCAGCGTGGCGCGTCCGCTGATCGAGGCGGTCGGCGTAGCGCGCCAGGTGGCGGCCGGCGACTTGACGGCACATATTATTGTGCAATCGCAAGACGAAACGGGGCAATTGATGCAGGCCCTGAAAGACATGAATGCCAGCCTGCAAAGCTTGGTGGGCCAAGTGCGCAGCGGCACCGATACCATCGCCACGGCGTCGAGCCAGATTGCCGCCGGCAATCAGGATTTGTCGTCGCGCACGGAAGAGCAGGCCAGTTCACTGGAAGAGACGGCCTCGTCAATGGAAGAGCTGACTTCGACCGTGAAGCAGAATGCGGACAATGCGCGCCAAGCCAACACCATGGCGCTGACCTCGTCGAGCATCGCCATCGAGGGCGGCAAGGTCGTCGGCGAAGTGGTGGGCACGATGGCGTCGATCAATGCCTCGTCGCGCAAGATCGTCGACATCATCGCCGTTATCGACGGCATTGCTTTCCAGACCAATATCCTGGCCCTGAATGCGGCCGTCGAAGCGGCGCGCGCAGGCGAGCAGGGGCGCGGCTTTGCCGTGGTGGCAACGGAAGTGCGCAACCTGGCGCAACGCTCGGCCGCAGCGGCCAAGGATATCAAGGTCTTGATCGGTGATTCCGTCGAGAAAGTCGAGGCGGGATCGAAACTGGTGGGCCAGGCGGGCCGCACGATGGATGACATCGTTGCCAGCATTACCCGCGTGACGGACATCATGAGCGAAATCACCGCCGCCAGCAGCGAGCAGAGCGCCGGTATCGAGCAAGTCAACCAGGCTATTGCCCAGATGGACCAGGTGACGCAGCAAAATGCGGCGCTGGTCGAAGAGGCGGCAGCAGCGGCCGAATCGATGCAGGAGCAGGCCGCCAGTCTGAGCGCCGTGGTCAGCATCTTCAAGCTCAACGTGCCCAGCGCCTCTGCAAACCGGCCGCGCGCGCCCGTCACCGTCAAGGCGCCGGCAACTGTGGCGCCGGCAGCGGCGCCGCGTCAACTGGCCGGCACGGCGCGTCGCGCGGCGCCAGTCGACGAGTGGGAAAGTTTTTAA
- a CDS encoding oxidoreductase-like domain-containing protein, with protein MSTPPLPDDPQPQAPSKPGNDECCHSGCTFCVLEMYQEDLAAYEEALRAWQQRQQAAAPPAAAGIKKPRKRA; from the coding sequence ATGTCCACGCCGCCTTTACCCGACGATCCGCAACCGCAAGCGCCCAGCAAACCGGGCAATGACGAGTGCTGCCACAGCGGCTGCACCTTTTGCGTACTGGAAATGTACCAGGAAGACCTGGCCGCCTACGAAGAGGCCCTGAGGGCGTGGCAACAGCGCCAGCAAGCCGCTGCCCCACCGGCCGCCGCAGGTATCAAGAAGCCGCGCAAGCGCGCTTAA
- a CDS encoding DEAD/DEAH box helicase produces MSETESTPTPSPAIAPEAAPVAVAPAPAPAPAASAAPSLTFADFGLAPEIQRALTDQGYTHPTPIQEQAIPVVLQGRDVMGAAQTGTGKTAGFSLPIIQLLMAHASSSMSPARHPVRALILTPTRELAVQVAENVKAYAKHTPLRSTVVFGGMDMKPQTVILRGGVEIVIATPGRLLDHIEQRNISLSQVQMLVMDEADRMLDMGFLPDLQRIINLLPKQRQNLMFSATFSPEIKKLAATFLNDPLTIEVARSNQTADKVTQVVYKVTEDQKHALVAHLLRQRDLKQVIVFSNTKIGASRLARVLEQEGMSATAIHGDKSQQERMAALEAFKKGEIDVLVATDVAARGLDISDLPCVINFDLPYNAEDYVHRIGRTGRAGASGDAISIYSDKDERLLADIEKLIKQSIKRGELTGFNPAPARSSDSERRPPRRTEGGEARPARAPESRHAGESRDSRSAERGARPAFGPGARREKADPWFLKPYEPAKVVAPAAASMAPAAAKPKQKVAALLGGLLKS; encoded by the coding sequence ATGTCTGAAACCGAATCGACTCCTACGCCCAGCCCGGCGATTGCCCCTGAAGCGGCGCCCGTCGCCGTCGCACCTGCTCCTGCTCCTGCACCCGCCGCATCCGCTGCTCCCAGCCTGACTTTTGCCGACTTTGGCCTCGCGCCTGAAATCCAGCGCGCACTGACCGACCAGGGCTACACCCATCCGACACCGATTCAGGAACAAGCGATCCCCGTGGTGCTGCAAGGCCGCGATGTGATGGGTGCCGCGCAAACGGGCACCGGCAAGACGGCCGGCTTTTCCTTGCCGATCATCCAGTTGCTGATGGCGCATGCCAGCAGCAGCATGTCGCCGGCACGCCACCCGGTACGCGCGCTGATCCTGACGCCGACGCGTGAGCTGGCGGTGCAGGTGGCCGAAAACGTCAAGGCCTACGCCAAGCACACGCCGCTGCGCTCGACCGTCGTCTTCGGCGGCATGGACATGAAGCCGCAAACCGTCATCCTGCGCGGTGGCGTGGAAATCGTCATCGCCACGCCGGGCCGCTTGCTCGATCATATCGAGCAAAGGAACATCAGCCTGAGCCAGGTGCAGATGCTGGTCATGGATGAAGCCGACCGTATGCTGGACATGGGCTTCCTGCCTGATTTGCAGCGCATCATCAACTTGCTGCCGAAGCAGCGTCAGAACCTGATGTTCTCGGCCACGTTCTCGCCAGAAATCAAGAAGCTGGCTGCCACGTTCCTCAACGATCCGCTGACGATTGAAGTGGCGCGCAGTAACCAGACGGCCGACAAGGTCACGCAAGTGGTCTACAAGGTGACGGAAGACCAGAAGCACGCCCTGGTTGCCCATCTGCTGCGCCAGCGCGACCTGAAGCAGGTCATCGTGTTCTCGAACACCAAGATCGGCGCCTCGCGACTGGCCCGCGTGCTGGAACAGGAAGGCATGAGCGCCACGGCGATTCACGGCGACAAGAGCCAGCAGGAACGCATGGCGGCGCTGGAGGCGTTCAAGAAGGGCGAGATCGACGTCCTGGTGGCCACCGACGTGGCGGCGCGCGGCCTGGACATTTCCGACCTGCCTTGCGTTATCAACTTCGACTTGCCGTACAACGCGGAAGACTATGTGCACCGCATTGGCCGCACGGGCCGCGCCGGCGCCTCGGGCGACGCCATTTCGATCTACTCGGATAAAGACGAGCGCTTGCTGGCCGACATCGAGAAACTCATCAAGCAAAGCATCAAGCGCGGCGAATTGACGGGCTTCAATCCGGCTCCTGCCCGCAGCAGCGACAGCGAGCGCCGCCCACCGCGCCGTACCGAAGGTGGCGAAGCGCGTCCGGCGCGCGCCCCCGAGAGCCGCCATGCTGGCGAGAGCCGCGACAGCCGCTCCGCCGAGCGCGGTGCGCGTCCCGCCTTTGGTCCCGGCGCCCGCCGTGAAAAGGCCGATCCCTGGTTCCTGAAGCCGTATGAGCCCGCCAAGGTAGTAGCCCCGGCTGCCGCCAGCATGGCGCCTGCCGCGGCCAAGCCGAAGCAGAAGGTGGCCGCGTTGCTGGGAGGTTTGCTGAAGAGTTGA
- a CDS encoding lipopolysaccharide biosynthesis protein: MEKHDKLNETEFYVEDDDFNLTNFLTILWQSRGVIIAGTALVTVLGTSGALFLGRYQSEGFLQFGGAIPEKKIEKDGKEIKEQAPGIALADYKRYSSPLNTSERFSEFVRQNNMENDPTVIALSQTFSSRGGIAKVIEPIFPFTKLDAKELMSSTKDADNNVIAVSINYAAKTPESAQQAVSLLGRYTVDTIVYMIYTDILRFKNSEISAAITKLDNKIIENKEKIDSYQRKGVKLKQIVTRYPDAANQASRQLVSITEDTARYLSPLSQLMTSEVEITEANEAIYKAKREQKQYMILAEYYDRAKALAESTKSGEAILRGLEPIKKTVFGNKDMEDETIKEVYNKISVDNSSAISLYLEKTRFIAGPSLPMNRTTRTSIALLGSLLAGLGISIFFVLGRRWWKNNRQQFQG, from the coding sequence ATGGAAAAACATGACAAATTGAATGAAACGGAATTTTACGTTGAAGATGATGACTTCAATTTGACAAATTTCCTGACTATCTTATGGCAATCGCGCGGCGTGATCATAGCGGGAACTGCTTTGGTGACAGTACTCGGCACTTCCGGCGCCTTATTTCTTGGAAGATACCAAAGTGAAGGTTTTTTACAATTTGGCGGCGCCATTCCTGAAAAGAAAATAGAGAAAGACGGAAAAGAAATAAAAGAACAAGCACCGGGTATCGCTTTGGCTGACTACAAGCGCTACTCCTCACCATTAAACACCAGCGAACGTTTTTCCGAATTTGTCAGGCAAAACAATATGGAAAATGACCCTACTGTTATCGCTTTAAGTCAGACATTTTCCTCACGCGGGGGGATTGCAAAGGTGATCGAACCTATCTTTCCGTTCACCAAGCTTGATGCAAAAGAATTGATGAGTAGTACCAAGGATGCCGACAACAATGTCATCGCAGTTTCCATCAACTATGCGGCCAAGACACCGGAAAGCGCGCAACAAGCGGTGAGCTTGCTTGGACGATATACAGTCGACACAATTGTCTACATGATTTATACGGATATTTTACGCTTCAAAAATTCCGAAATTTCCGCTGCCATTACCAAGTTGGATAATAAAATCATTGAAAACAAGGAGAAGATCGACTCATATCAGCGCAAAGGGGTCAAGCTGAAGCAGATCGTTACACGCTATCCGGACGCTGCCAATCAAGCTTCCCGCCAGCTTGTATCAATAACCGAAGATACAGCGCGCTACCTCTCACCACTTAGCCAACTGATGACTAGCGAAGTCGAGATTACGGAAGCGAATGAAGCCATCTACAAGGCAAAGCGGGAACAAAAGCAGTATATGATACTCGCAGAGTATTATGATCGCGCAAAAGCATTGGCTGAGAGCACAAAATCTGGCGAAGCCATTCTGCGAGGACTGGAGCCAATCAAGAAAACCGTTTTTGGCAACAAGGATATGGAAGACGAAACGATCAAGGAAGTCTATAACAAGATCAGTGTCGATAATAGTTCCGCAATTAGTCTCTATCTGGAAAAAACACGGTTTATTGCCGGCCCTAGCCTGCCTATGAATCGGACAACACGTACGTCAATAGCCCTGTTAGGCAGCCTACTGGCAGGCTTGGGTATTTCTATCTTTTTCGTGCTGGGACGTCGTTGGTGGAAGAATAACCGTCAACAGTTTCAAGGCTGA
- a CDS encoding nucleoside-diphosphate sugar epimerase/dehydratase gives MKLIIDLSRFKKQLIAVTADLIFLPLTFCLAIILRYDVVNLNLFLSYFWIIVAAPIVAIPIFIKIGLYRAVIRFIDQKIVYVVVFGVTLSVAVLLALAGLLTHMAGVSRGVFGIYWVSALTYVVASRFLARGVLLHQMGRRYTRVAIYGAGKAGVQLASALRAGREYLPVAFIDDMKELRDATISGIKVHPVNALADVIEKYGVNEILLAMPALNKSEQKKILNSLEHLKVKIKVTPPVESLVSGELRVQDVRDIEIEDLLGRDQVSPDLSLISSCIIGKSVMVTGAGGSIGSELCRQIIRLKPSRLVLLDMSEFALYSIKQELKSINEGYELGVDILPFLGSVLDTEKCQRILRSFSVETLYHAAAYKHVPLVEHNPIEGVRNNVFGTLSIAKAAMAANVKYFVLISTDKAVRPTNVMGTTKRLAELILQAFTREQSHTRFCMVRFGNVLGSSGSVVPLFRRQIEAGGPITLTHPEITRYFMTIPEAAQLVLQAGAMGTGGDVFVLDMGEPVKIMDLAERMIHLSGLEVKSKSAPDGIEIQHVGLRPGEKLYEELLIGGNVEGTEHPLIMRAEESEVPWQDLKKILDEMDLACNNFNFEALRNLLLRAVHEYVPQCGIEDLIWTEQQRQQATQQDKSPSFNDTNFLT, from the coding sequence ATGAAATTAATTATTGATTTATCACGCTTTAAAAAACAGCTCATTGCTGTTACAGCTGATTTGATATTCTTGCCATTGACCTTTTGTCTGGCGATTATTTTGCGTTACGATGTCGTTAACCTGAACTTGTTCCTCAGCTATTTTTGGATCATCGTTGCGGCACCCATCGTCGCCATCCCCATCTTTATCAAAATTGGCCTGTACCGTGCCGTCATCCGCTTCATCGATCAGAAAATCGTGTATGTGGTCGTCTTCGGTGTCACGCTGTCGGTCGCTGTTTTACTGGCATTAGCGGGGCTATTGACACATATGGCAGGAGTCTCACGCGGCGTATTTGGTATTTACTGGGTGAGTGCCTTGACCTACGTGGTGGCCAGCCGCTTTCTCGCACGGGGTGTGCTACTACACCAAATGGGACGTCGCTATACTCGCGTTGCCATTTATGGCGCAGGCAAAGCGGGCGTGCAATTGGCCAGCGCCTTGCGTGCAGGCCGCGAGTACCTGCCAGTGGCGTTCATTGATGATATGAAAGAATTGCGCGATGCAACTATTTCTGGCATCAAAGTCCATCCGGTCAATGCACTTGCCGACGTAATCGAGAAATATGGGGTGAACGAGATACTGCTGGCCATGCCTGCCTTGAACAAAAGCGAACAGAAAAAAATCCTCAATAGCCTTGAACACCTGAAAGTGAAAATCAAAGTTACCCCGCCCGTGGAAAGCTTGGTCAGTGGCGAGTTACGCGTGCAAGATGTCCGCGACATCGAAATTGAAGATTTGCTGGGCCGTGACCAGGTATCGCCCGATCTGTCGCTGATATCAAGTTGCATTATCGGAAAATCCGTCATGGTAACGGGCGCTGGTGGCTCAATCGGTTCCGAACTGTGTCGCCAGATCATCCGATTGAAACCTTCGCGCCTCGTCTTGCTGGACATGTCCGAATTTGCTCTGTATTCCATCAAGCAGGAGTTAAAAAGCATCAATGAAGGATATGAGCTGGGAGTTGACATACTGCCCTTCCTCGGCAGCGTGCTCGATACCGAAAAATGTCAGCGCATCTTGCGGTCCTTTTCGGTGGAGACGCTGTATCATGCGGCGGCCTACAAACACGTGCCGTTGGTAGAACATAACCCCATTGAGGGAGTACGTAACAATGTTTTCGGCACGCTCAGCATTGCCAAGGCGGCGATGGCGGCCAATGTCAAATATTTTGTCCTGATTTCCACGGACAAAGCGGTACGCCCGACCAATGTGATGGGCACGACCAAGCGCCTTGCGGAACTCATTTTGCAGGCATTTACACGCGAACAGAGCCACACGCGCTTTTGCATGGTGCGTTTTGGCAATGTCCTGGGTTCGTCTGGCTCCGTCGTTCCCTTGTTCCGCCGGCAGATTGAGGCCGGCGGTCCCATCACGCTGACGCATCCGGAAATCACACGCTATTTCATGACCATTCCAGAGGCCGCCCAACTTGTCCTGCAGGCCGGCGCCATGGGCACCGGCGGCGATGTGTTCGTTCTTGACATGGGTGAGCCCGTGAAGATCATGGATCTGGCTGAACGCATGATCCATTTGAGTGGCCTGGAAGTGAAGAGCAAGTCAGCCCCAGATGGCATCGAAATACAGCATGTTGGTCTGCGGCCCGGCGAAAAGCTCTATGAAGAGTTATTGATTGGGGGCAATGTAGAAGGCACTGAGCATCCGCTCATCATGCGGGCAGAAGAGTCCGAAGTACCTTGGCAAGATTTGAAAAAGATCTTGGATGAAATGGATCTTGCATGCAATAACTTCAATTTCGAGGCGCTACGTAATCTGCTGCTGCGAGCTGTTCACGAATATGTACCGCAATGTGGTATCGAAGACCTGATCTGGACGGAACAGCAGCGTCAACAGGCTACACAACAAGATAAGTCGCCATCGTTCAACGATACCAATTTTTTGACATGA
- a CDS encoding sugar transferase, whose protein sequence is MKRLFDFALSAVLLLAFAIPILIVAILVKQTSPGPAIYWSDRVGVRNKIFRMPKFRTMRIDTPAVATHLLSNPGQFLTPIGSFLRKSSLDELPQLWSILRGDMSFVGPRPALFNQQDLIALRTEYGVDRILPGLTGWAQINGRDELPIPEKVKLDLTYMQQQSFLFDLKIIILTALKVVRRDGVTH, encoded by the coding sequence ATGAAAAGATTATTTGATTTCGCCCTTTCGGCCGTGCTGCTGCTGGCCTTTGCCATCCCTATTCTCATCGTAGCCATACTTGTCAAGCAGACCTCCCCAGGCCCTGCCATTTACTGGTCGGATCGGGTCGGAGTGCGTAACAAGATCTTCCGCATGCCAAAGTTCCGTACGATGCGTATAGATACACCGGCTGTGGCAACGCACTTGCTAAGTAATCCTGGACAGTTCCTCACGCCAATAGGCTCCTTCCTGCGCAAGTCCAGCCTTGACGAGTTACCGCAATTGTGGAGTATTCTGCGCGGCGACATGAGTTTTGTCGGCCCCCGTCCTGCTCTGTTCAACCAACAGGATTTGATCGCGCTGCGGACCGAGTACGGCGTCGACCGCATACTGCCCGGCCTGACCGGCTGGGCACAGATAAATGGCCGCGATGAATTGCCGATTCCGGAAAAGGTCAAACTTGATCTGACCTATATGCAGCAGCAATCATTCTTATTCGACTTGAAAATTATCATCCTGACGGCACTCAAGGTAGTACGCCGTGATGGCGTCACACATTGA
- a CDS encoding SDR family oxidoreductase: MHTSFNPRSFLVTGASGFVGRALTQHLGVQAGTRVVCAARSHIPCAAPNMTFFQCDDALETQDWRAALNGVEVVIHLAARVHVMRDTAASPADEFRRINVQGSINVARQAADAGIRRFIFISSLKVNGEQTLPGHPFQASDAANPQDPYGRSKYEAEQALLAIGRETGMEIVILRPPLIYGPGVRANFERLIRLVQRGVPLPFGAVHNARSMVALENFVDLITLSTWHAQAPGKIFLVSDDHDVSIVQLLRMLANGMKKHIWLIPIPPILIVALARLAGKSIDASRLLDSLQVDISETKRTLNWQPPYAMQDTINKTVTSFTSKQ, translated from the coding sequence ATGCACACATCTTTTAATCCCCGCAGTTTTCTTGTGACGGGTGCCTCGGGTTTTGTCGGCAGGGCATTGACACAGCACCTTGGCGTACAGGCCGGAACGCGCGTGGTGTGCGCTGCGCGTAGCCACATCCCATGCGCGGCGCCAAACATGACGTTCTTCCAGTGCGACGATGCGCTTGAAACGCAGGACTGGCGCGCGGCGCTCAACGGTGTGGAGGTGGTCATTCATCTTGCTGCCAGAGTCCACGTCATGCGAGACACGGCAGCGTCTCCTGCGGATGAGTTTCGTCGTATCAACGTGCAAGGCAGCATCAATGTGGCCCGCCAGGCAGCTGATGCCGGCATCCGCAGATTCATCTTCATCAGTTCTTTAAAGGTGAATGGGGAGCAGACGCTGCCTGGACACCCTTTCCAGGCCAGTGATGCTGCGAATCCACAAGACCCCTACGGCAGATCCAAATACGAAGCCGAACAGGCCCTGCTGGCCATTGGACGAGAAACGGGCATGGAAATCGTTATTCTGCGCCCACCGCTGATCTATGGGCCCGGCGTACGCGCTAATTTTGAACGATTGATACGTTTGGTACAGCGCGGTGTACCATTACCATTCGGCGCCGTACACAATGCCCGCAGTATGGTTGCACTGGAGAATTTTGTTGATTTGATTACGCTCAGCACATGGCATGCACAGGCACCGGGGAAAATATTCCTTGTGTCTGATGACCACGATGTCAGCATCGTACAGTTACTGCGCATGTTGGCAAACGGTATGAAAAAACATATTTGGCTGATACCCATTCCTCCCATCCTGATTGTGGCGTTGGCGCGCTTGGCAGGAAAATCGATAGATGCGAGCCGGCTGCTTGACTCCTTGCAGGTTGATATTAGCGAGACCAAACGCACACTGAACTGGCAGCCTCCCTATGCAATGCAGGACACCATCAATAAGACGGTGACTTCTTTTACTTCAAAACAATAA
- a CDS encoding DUF1972 domain-containing protein has translation MKKIAIVGSVGLPAKYGGWETLVDHLTARLSTSFDFTVYCCAEKYPEKLATYNSAKLVYINLDANGMQSIIYDLWSMLKAIRYADTIVVLGVSGCVFMPVLKLMSRKKFIINIDGLEWRRAKWSGFAKWFLKLSESAAVRYADQVVTDNKAIQDYVKTQYGRDSALIAYGGDHAVRPQRDNAILEKYKLDRVKYAFKVCRIEPENNIDMIIEAFASAPTMDLVIVGNWDNSEYGKQLRQKYAGITHLHLLDPIYDHTILNQLRAACKVYVHGHSAGGTNPSLVEAMSLGLPVLAYGCIFNRETTNQQAYFFDTSAELTELLNSLDEAKLTLLGQQMKQLADQLYTWDRISSGYAHIF, from the coding sequence ATGAAAAAAATCGCTATCGTAGGTTCCGTCGGATTACCAGCCAAATACGGAGGCTGGGAAACACTTGTTGACCACCTGACAGCGCGCTTGTCCACCTCCTTCGATTTCACCGTGTATTGCTGCGCTGAAAAATACCCGGAGAAACTGGCAACCTATAATAGCGCCAAGCTGGTCTACATCAACCTGGATGCCAACGGCATGCAGAGCATCATCTATGACCTGTGGTCGATGTTGAAAGCCATCCGTTATGCCGATACGATCGTGGTCTTGGGGGTTTCCGGCTGCGTCTTCATGCCTGTGCTGAAGCTCATGTCGCGCAAAAAATTTATCATCAATATTGATGGTCTCGAGTGGCGCCGGGCCAAATGGAGCGGCTTTGCCAAATGGTTCCTGAAACTATCGGAGTCAGCCGCCGTGCGCTATGCAGACCAAGTCGTGACCGACAACAAAGCAATTCAAGATTATGTCAAAACGCAATATGGACGCGATAGTGCACTGATCGCCTATGGTGGCGACCATGCAGTACGTCCACAGCGGGACAATGCCATACTGGAAAAATATAAACTCGATCGCGTGAAATACGCATTTAAAGTATGCCGCATCGAACCCGAAAATAATATCGACATGATTATCGAGGCATTCGCCAGCGCTCCCACGATGGATCTTGTCATCGTGGGGAACTGGGACAATAGCGAATATGGCAAGCAATTACGACAAAAGTATGCCGGCATTACCCATTTACATTTACTCGACCCAATCTACGATCACACTATCCTGAATCAGTTACGCGCTGCTTGCAAAGTGTATGTCCACGGCCACAGCGCCGGCGGAACCAATCCATCCTTGGTCGAAGCGATGAGCCTGGGCTTGCCAGTGCTTGCCTATGGCTGCATCTTCAACCGCGAAACTACCAACCAGCAGGCTTATTTTTTTGACACGTCAGCGGAATTAACTGAACTGCTGAACAGCCTGGATGAGGCCAAGCTGACGCTCTTGGGACAGCAGATGAAACAATTGGCGGATCAATTGTATACATGGGACAGAATTTCGAGCGGCTATGCACACATCTTTTAA